One Panulirus ornatus isolate Po-2019 chromosome 20, ASM3632096v1, whole genome shotgun sequence genomic window, gatgatgccagtgATCATGAGTGAAGTAAAGAGTGAGTAGAGGATTGCATGAAATAACAAAGGAaactaaacaaactccaaagttagtctgatacacGACAGAGTCAATCCAGCCAGAATAAATAGAACGTATTGAAGGTGAAACAAAATGCAGGAAGGCAGAGATACAAATATTATTCAGCAGGGGGAaatgctgcaggaatctgtgtgtgataGTGGCGAGGCACTCAACATTGTACCTAACCCCGTTATTAGAATCCGTTTTTCGTAGAACTATAATGGAGATAAAATGTCTGCTGGCAAGGGCatagataatgaaatattcagcaaaaatTCACAATCAGTATTAGACTAAAAGTAAAATAGGCTTCTCTAGTATGACCCTGAGGAGGGAAACGGAGGTTATATGTATGCCTacgatggaggagagaagagtaaagggtgacttgcCTTAAGTTTTTACACAAGTTCAGTCACGTCCACAGTGAACACCTCAAGAGATGCAAAGACACACCAACCAAAGTCCATAGCATGAGACTAAACAAGAAATCGTTTTGAAAATCTGTAAAGAAGTAGTTCTACATTAAACAGCAAGTGGttcaaaggaaaacaaaaactgTAACCAGACAACACGTAGAATTTACAAATGCTGAATGAGAATGAAGCCACAAGTGTACAGCTTCCTTCCCATATTGTGTAAGTTGGTAATACACACATGTATGGGCCTCCGTGCTGGCGTGGCCGGCGTGACTGACCATGAGTCCACGGTCCAGCCCAGGGTTGGACCCGCATAGTTTCGAATTCTGGACGCGTGGCAGATGGACCACATCCAACtccggtgttcatcctccccatcgAGGCTagtcgatatatgggtacctggctatggttggtgtgtgtgtgtgtgtgtgtgtgtgtgtgtgtgtgtagaatagacatggtacttatatacaaggttaagaaactgggaaacacgagtgtaaaagtctcttcCCATAACAAACAAatagaaattacacacacacgcacacacacatacgcgtgcGCGCGCCGATGTATAAGCAAACTAGTTAATGGGGCAACACAATTAGAACACTGGGCCTTTATGGAAAATAAGGAGTATTCATATTCCAATTAAagtccggctttgatgtggacttttggccATGACTGAAGCCCCcaacgtaaaaagaaagaaaaaaaagaaagaaaaacaaaggaattcaGGTCAACCAATCAGTCCAGgaaaagcaaatttttttttttctgggcacGCATGCATACAGCCAAACAAGTCAAGAATTTCTGACGATTTCTGAATAGAAATGAAATCAGACAAGAGGAAATGCGAAAATCATTTTGCTCTAACCAAGTTCTATTTAAGGAGACGAGGATATTGAGGGATGATGTTGGTGTTACAGAGGATTGAGACAAAATCGATATATAAACAATGAACAATTCATCTGAGATCACAAGGCTGGAAAATATAATGGGAATTATTAAGAAAGAAGATCATTAGTTGTCATAGGTAAGAGGAGTAATCAAAGAAAACGAGGGGACAGATGAAAGGATATGAAAGATATCAtcagaaggaagaaggaggaggtaggaaggttGATAACCTCGTCTATTGTCAAGTACATTGATCTATATCAGCTGAGGGAGATTCATGGGGTGTgtacagtgaaagagaaaagtctgGTCCGGGGATGTGGTGAAAGCGTCTTGGGATGGGCGAGCGTTCGAGCTCGCGTTCCTTCGCAAAATACAAACAGTTGGTAATTCTGAGcattgctatacacacacacacacacacacacacacacacacacacacacacacacacacacacatatatcgctGAAGTTCCTGGAATAAAGTTCAAATAGTTCTGAAACGTCATATTTTGCCATGTATTTCTTTTTACAAATTATGAATTGACCTAAATTGGTATTATCTTTCTGATATCAGGAAATGTCGTACAAACTGTATGAGATCGACCAAAGAATAAGTCGAATCTTAACCAACAGTACATATGAAGCTTCATTGTAGTCAGGGTTGCCAACTAGCTAGATCTAGTGAAGTTAATCAAGTCTTTCATTACATTTCGTCACGTACGAATAATCATCGGACAAAACCAAAATGAAGTGCACGAAGAAAAGCGTCCTATGCCAACATGGTGATGGATACTCTCAGAAATGATACACGAACATTATTAGCACTTAATGTCTCCACACTtagtagcttagatattgaaaaAAATCGTTGCTATCTTAGACTTGTTTTATCTATAAGAAATAAGAAAGCAAGGGACGAGTAGGGTAAGATAAGGAAAGAGGAATACAGTAACGTTGTAAAAGATTGTTGAGGATAATGCAGAAGAAATCCAAATCTTTACTCTTCTTTAATTGGGTTTTAATCTTAAGATTAAGAGCAACTTTTCAGCCTAAGACCCTTCAGAGGGAAGAGGtgcagaggatgatgtaaggatatatatatatatatacacagatgatTTCATGTTCAAAAGCGTTAATGCAGTATACGACACTAAAATCAAAACACCACCGAGATAAGAATGGGAAAAAGGTATTAGAAAGTAGTTTACGTTGTTTTAAGTCTACAACTTTCAATTGGACAGGAGTACTTGTAAACTACATAGGTTGACTGTCATGGGTTAttgttatgtgtgaggttgtTACTCATATTGTAGTCACTAGTTTTCCTGTTCTTGTtgtaaatgatgatgttgatgtgatcttcagggatgttgcagCTAATGTTCCCATCTATTATCTCCTTGAGGATCCGTTCGTCAGTCCGATAGACAGGAGACATCTGGTATTTGAGGATAACTCGATGAACAGTTCCAACTTGTTCTTGTTAGCTGTGATTAGATAAACGAGTTTGGAGGAACACATTTGTCTCTGTCGAGGATGTTAttagaagatgggcagtgttcgtgtgcccgaaacgtctcgtgtatttcaagaataaagtgaaattgAATATGGGACATTTAGTCTAGaatttatctgatgaagcaaaacgtgtggtgaAAAATGATTGAAAAAAGAGCGTAAAGCCATTCTAAACTATGGTACATTGACATCACTTTAGAGCTTTATCATTTGGGCATCAAACCTAAGGTATGGTTAGTTTGACACAGACCAATGTTACGATGCATCTGACGCTAAGCCAGGATTTTTACTGAGGGCACCAAAGCCAAGGTTAGAAAGGATTGAAGTCCAAACCAGATTTATGGAAACATCGGTCTACAACAAGGGTTATGAAGACTTTAACACCTTAAGAAGTTATAAATCATTCATTGCAAAGCAATATTTATGGAACACCGACCAGAGTTACTGCCAAGCAAGAGTAATGCAACATTTGACTCCAAGCAACAATTATGGAGCATTTAGAACCAAGCAAGACGTATTGTACAGTTATAACCCAGTAGAGGTTTTGGGACATATCATGTCAAGGAGTTGTATTGGAGCTTTTGTCACCAAAACAAGGTTTTGTACCACATAAGAACATGTCAGTGATACCATCCATTGTCAAGGGAGTTCTATATGGCGTTTTTATGAACGATGTATTACATACGATATGACTTTAGGCAAGTGAATCGAATCATTGTTCAACTGGCGAACAGGAGTGAACACATAGAATGATACATGATAACCAGAACATTTGCAATAACTCAAGGATTATTGAGCTTCCAGTAATGAATAGATTATGTAGTGCATGAGTCAGCACACATAGTATTTGGAACATGTGAAAGCAGCAGGTTCTGCAACGTATATCTTATCTGTCAACAACGATCGTGCAGTCTATCACATCAAGTGAAGGTTTCGAAGCTGTTGCCACAGGAGAAATGTCTTTGAACAGTTGACGCCATACATTGTTTACACATCATTTCAACGAAAGGTTGTAAAACATTTACCATCAGTGAACGTTGAAGAACTTCAGCAACCGAGGTACACTTCATTATGAAAGGGTTACGGAACATTTGCCCATAAACATATATGACAAATATTGACACCCAGCAAGAGAGGCATGCCGTTAAAGAAACAGAACGTTGGATAAATAGAGTATCCAGGGGGAATAACGAACAACATAAAATGACTGCGATTCTCGTCGCGTTCGAAGAAGGTTAAGGACAGTGAAAAGCTAAGTAGAGGATATGCCACTAGATGCTGCATAATAAGCACATGATCCACGTAGGTGTAGTCTGCGACACTCAATACCTTGTGGTGTATGTTCAAATTGCCACAGTAAAGGCAGAGAAGGAAGTCTGTTTCGTTGAATGCAAGGCAAAAGGGACTCTGGGTCCTAGAAGTTAAGTTTTATAAGCTAAGAGAAGATAACTAGTGATCTTTGAACTATACATATCATATAGAaccagggagggggtggggatatCGTAGTAAGGAAAGAGTCAAGTGATAAGAAATGTTTAATGACAGAAGAAATCTTTTAGTATGAGTTGACCGGGCAGCGGAAGaaaaggtagatgaaggtaaagCCTACGTTGTCATTCTAGTTTGACCAGTTCTGTGGGACAGAAGCGCAAAACCGCAGGACTGACTGGATAAGGGGACTCCTCTGTTGCTGCAGACATACATCCAGTGGAAGCGATGTGCCTGAAGTGATGCCTGGTTCAAGCACGTCCCACGTCAACCAAAGATATAAACCCAGTAGATTAAGTTGAAGAATATGAACGGAATGAGGACACTAGAATGGCACACGGTGGTGAGGTGTTTGTTGTCCTTTTTCTTGCTTGGATGTTGATTGAAGACGGGGCTGGAGGTCTGGCTGTCAGGGGAGAGTGGCTGTACCATCGTCCGCACCAGGAGAGGCTTGGGCTCGGTCTTCTCAAGTGCGGTGTCGTCGACCTGAGATTTGTCGATGATGacgtggaagatgatgataatgaagctcATCACGATGCAGAAGAGGAGCCACACGTCCACCATCTTGAAGTACGAGGTCTTGGGCAGCGACGCGGAgacctggtggtgagggagaggggacgaTGACGGTGTTGGATGGACGAAGAGTGAGGGATAGAGAGGAGAGGCTGTAGGAGTGGCAGAAAGGTATAACACCGGTGACCGCTTACTTCACTGACATCTCGCCGCAATGACTGAAACTCTCACAGCAGAGGGAACTAAGCAGATACTGGCAATAGGATTTTGATAGATAACCTTATTAACCATACTAGACATGAGTTATCCTTTTCAGGCTCAGGACAAAATGTGACGATGGAAAGACTTTGCCATGTGACATGTGAATTGAGGTTTATCGTAAAGTCTCTTCGTCTTATACCTGTGCAAACAGTGTAGCCATCACGAGCAGCGAGGTCAGAGGTGTCATGACCCGAACCTCGAAGATGTGTGGACGGAAGAAGAGGCTCACGTAGCTGATCACGAGCAGGATCAGAGAGGGTATGTAGATATTTAGGATCGCATAACCCGCCCGCCGCTGGAGGGGGATCCGAACCCTCATCTCACTAAACTCTTGGCTGTTGTCAAACAATAGTCTGGGTTGCTCTGCCTGTAAGAGTAAAGTTTCAGGTGGTAGTTAATGAAAACTTTTGCAAACAACGCGAGAAAAGATTACACTTCATAcaattattagtgaaacagaactTTATACACTTTTCAAAACCAAGTACGCAAACCTTGTACTCCAGCAGAAGTTCACTACCATGATAGACAACGGAGGTGGCCACATCGTCGAACATGAGGTAGTTATTAGAGGCCGAGAGCATCCGGAGGTGCATGTCGCAGTACTGCTCGTCGAACGGGTACAGCACCAGTTGAAGTCACAGATGAAGGTGGTGCTGTACATCCTCGTGATGGTCAGGGGGTTCTCTTCCCCAGGGAACAGCTCCACTGTGCATGGGAAAAAGAGataagaagacctgatggtctgcgacgAAGATATACGCTGGATGAAATGGACGGTATCATAAATTCCAGCGTATCAGATGGAAGGAAAATGGGTATTTGGGAAAACACCTGTGAGTATACAGAGAGTACAACGATGTGGAATTCTTTTTTCAGGAAGAGATGGACAGACAACCTCTGGTGTAAACGAAGCCACTGGACACGCTGGCAAGGAAGGATCTTGGCCTCTTGTCTGCCGCAGTGTGGCAGGTAGCGTTCCTGGCCATGACTCATGGAACAGTCGTAGGAATCCTGTGTTGTGGCGTTAGTGAAATGGCCATGATACAGACACTCATTCACCCGTGCCATCCAAGCAAAcatagagaaaaaggaaaataagttgAAGTGTGTTCAAATTCTATCCCGATTGTTGGACAGGCTGAATCactgataatcatatcattaaaCTCTTTGTCTAACTCCGTCAATAGTCTTCACTTTGGTAGTGGCTGAAGGTAATTTACTGAAGTTTTTAATGACTTTATAGAAACTTTATAGAAACAAGGCTGTCGGTGGGTTTTATTCATTATATGAACGCAAAATAGATTTCATGGAAAAAGTGATGTCATATTTTTCAGAAAGCTGGATATATAGGATTTCTACAGAATTGCCTTAATGTTACATTTCTTAAATACTAAGCTCACCAAATTAAGCCAAATGATGTCATAAATGAGTTATGCCAATTCTTTCTTTTGTTGATCTCTGTATTAGTACAATTTCTGTATCAAAATCTAACAAAACTGACGGCCTGTATGTTCATAACGTAAGCTTGCTCATTTCTGACGCACTTTGAGCAGTAATCCTGCAAATATATTTTGAAAACACCCTTGCCAGGTTTACGAAGACCAGAGCcatgtattttcttattttcttctgcCAGCATTATGAAATGATAGAAAGAAATAGGTGCGTTTTGTTTCACCATAGGACATAAGCGACTCCTTAAACTGTCCCCTACAGGGATTGGACACTAGCGTGATACCAGAATATTATTATGTGTCAGCTCAAACAAGGAAGATGGAAAAATATGTGAGTATTATAGTACTACGACTGATGCCAAGCTATGGTCTACAGGCAGGATACTTAGACATATTTCTAACTTACTGTCTTCCCACAACTTAGGTCGTTCTAAGTTGGTGAAAAAATTGGCACACTTTTGTGCTTTATTTGTGACCCATTGCCCACTAAGTGATGTCAAACTTTTCAGGTAAACACCATGGTTCTGTAAACGTGTTCCTGAAAGAAGGAAATATACTTGCACGGTAGAATGGCATAATACATAGTCTTACCTTCCCCAGGGGCACCATTGTCCCTTCCTGAAGGTGGCTGCAGCCGCTGGAGGTACAGCGAAGTCTCTACATCCACCGTTGTGTGCTGGTGTCCCTCCGTGTTGATGAACCCGACAATGGGCGACCATAGCTCCTTTATGCTATTGAGGGGCACCTTGTTGAGGCTGTGGCTAGTCTTCAGGTTGCGGAAGGTGAGGCGGTTATCGAACCAAGTCATCTGCATCTCGTATGACAGCTGCATCGTCATTTCTGTCGTGTGGACAGTAATGGACTCGATGCTCATCTGTAGCATTACTGGTAGACTCAAGGCGTCTCTTTTATTACCGAGTCTGGGTGGCAGGTCATTCTTGTAGTCTTCGGGTTTGCCGATAAGTTCACAGTTGACCTCGTCGCTCCAATCAAGACAGTCGTACTTGAGGTCACAACGATTCTCGAGGGGGATACATGTGGCATCATCACAAGTGTAGCTGTCTGATGGACATGGGGTCAAGACCAAGGTTCGTGTACCTTCTAACTGGTCACAAACTGGTGTCTCAAGATGCCAGACGCGACGTCCCATGGGCATGTCATGAGGAGCATTGACATCTAGTCTAGCCATAGTCTCGTTTTTCCTCAGACTGACCCACAGCCATTCCTCGCCCTCTTTGTGGATGTGGTACTCACCGTATCCCTTGAACATAAGACCTCCCAGCTCCTCCTGGTAGGCGATAAAGTAGACGTTACGGAGCTCTGCTTCACAGGTCCCCAGGAGAGAGAAAATCTGGAGTTCGGGAAACTCACACACAGCACACTTAAGATTTGTGAGGCAGTCTACATCTGCCACGCCTCTGGGTTCAATCTGGACGCAGTCCTCGTAGAATATACCATTGGGTTCGCCGTCCTTCCAGGCAGGAGTTGGAGCGATGGCGTTGTCGTAGTGAGTGATCCAGGTGCCCTGGTCCTGGGCGTCAGTTATGGCAACCCAGAATCTTTTCCTGCATAAGATATTCTCGTCGGGCCAAGCCTGAGCTGAGAGGTGATATATTTTATGCACATCATCCATGGTAATCGGGAGAGGCAGGTGAGCACCCAGAGCCTCACAGATATAGAATCCAAAGGTATACCGCGTCTTCGGGAACCAAAAGTATGTGGAGTCTGAAGTCTTCTGGCAGAAGTACTGGAGAGGAACGTGGTACTCCGTGAGGTTGGAGAGCTTCCATCCGCCCTGCCAGGAGACGTAGTTACCCTGAGGGTCGATCTCGCAGGCAGCCATCTCAGCTATCGTCTCCTCGCTCAGCACATAGTCCCAGACGTTGACCTGCGGATACAAATTGCATGATGAATGACGGCATCGTCGACCATCTTACTATCTTACTTTCGAAAGCAATCTTTTCATTCACGATACTCAGTTTAACTTACGCTCTGCTCCACTTATCGTCTCTATTCTAATTTGATTCACAGATAAAACACAGTAAAACATCCAAGCACTGAACGGTTCCCGGGAGTCCCCCTTGACTGTCATGATCTTCACTATCGTTTGAGCTCCGGGAGCGACGCTGATGCTCACTTGAGTGTAAAAACACGCGTTATTTCTCTCGTAGATCTCAAGTCCCTCGACGAGGGTGTCATTCAGCTCCATATCATCTTTATGACTTCGCTTTTGTATTAAGTGTAATATCCCCGCTGACCCTCCCACTATGT contains:
- the LOC139755764 gene encoding LOW QUALITY PROTEIN: uncharacterized protein (The sequence of the model RefSeq protein was modified relative to this genomic sequence to represent the inferred CDS: inserted 1 base in 1 codon), with product MASHKLDQRVSSRHQLLLLLLGIYHLVQVFLRHSIQLSISVPSIFPGKESIQVLEFQKDGVATLSTVAEYEGKLDRNWKMDSLTLCARFQIFFLHGRGTFLQLLDLVDNLDSQLKGELWLDRVRPVIAHRWQFQLIKEILKAYRWYHLCFTYDHLKHLYNTYVNGALVYDLTYDVGRPVYGDYLRLGQSDDLHQSFSGALSQVNVWDYVLSEETIAEMAACEIDPQGNYVSWQGGWKLSNLTEYHVPLQYFCQKTSDSTYFWFPKTRYTFGFYICEALGAHLPLPITMDDVHKIYHLSAQAWPDENILCRKRFWVAITDAQDQGTWITHYDNAIAPTPAWKDGEPNGIFYEDCVQIEPRGVADVDCLTNLKCAVCEFPELQIFSLLGTCEAELRNVYFIAYQEELGGLMFKGYGEYHIHKEGEEWLWVSLRKNETMARLDVNAPHDMPMGRRVWHLETPVCDQLEGTRTLVLTPCPSDSYTCDDATCIPLENRCDLKYDCLDWSDEVNCELIGKPEDYKNDLPPRLGNKRDALSLPVMLQMSIESITVHTTEMTMQLSYEMQMTWFDNRLTFRNLKTSHSLNKVPLNSIKELWSPIVGFINTEGHQHTTVDVETSLYLQRLQPPSGRDNGAPGEVELFPGEENPLTITRMYSTTFICDFNXVLYPFDEQYCDMHLRMLSASNNYLMFDDVATSVVYHGSELLLEYKAEQPRLLFDNSQEFSEMRVRIPLQRRAGYAILNIYIPSLILLVISYVSLFFRPHIFEVRVMTPLTSLLVMATLFAQVSASLPKTSYFKMVDVWLLFCIVMSFIIIIFHVIIDKSQVDDTALEKTEPKPLLVRTMVQPLSPDSQTSSPVFNQHPSKKKDNKHLTTVCHSSVLIPFIFFNLIYWVYIFG